GATGCCGACGGCGACCAGGGCGCCGAGGGCGGCGAGGCCGGCGGCGCGGCCTTCGGAGCGCTCGCCGTGGAGGACGACCTGCCGCAGCCGGCGGCCATAGAAGAAGAGGCCGGCGCCGAGGATCAACGCTCCGAGCATTCCGGTCGTCGCGAGGTACTCGATCCAGTCGGCGTGGGCGTGGCGCCAGAAGCCGGGGATCGTCGCCGGTTGTACCAGCGGGAAGGCGGCCTGGAAGGTGCCCAGACCCGATCCGGTCCACGGAAAGAGCCGGAAGAGATCGAACGTCGCGCCCGCCGCCTCGACGCGGTAGCCGCCGCCGAGCTCGTCGATGGAGCTCGCGGTCAGCCGCGTGAAGGCGCCCTCGGCGCCGAGCGCGGCGATGGCCGCGGCCCCGGCGACGCCGACCGCGAGCCCGCCCGCAAGGATCCACTTGCGGCCGCGCCGGCTGCCGCCGCCGCTGATCACCATCCCCTGCACGCCCATGGCGATGAGCACGGAGAGCAGCGCGGCGCGCGACCCGGTCAGCACGAGGCCGCCGAAAATGGCCAGGAACACGACCGCCGGCGGCCCGACGGCGAGCAGCCGGTCCTCGGCCCGGCCGCCGTCCGCCCCCACCCCTCCCAACACCGTGCGCCGCACGGCCCACCAGAGCCAGGCGAACGCCACCGCGAGCGCGATCTCGAGGAAGAGCGCGAGATGGTTCGGATTGACGAAGCTGCCGCGCAGGCGCGACCCGACACTGAGGACCGTGACGCCCCACAGCGTGTTCGAGCGCGAGATCCACTGCGCGACGCCGATGACCACCTGCACGGTCGCCGCGAGCAGGAGTGCCCCGAAGAGCGTGCGCCGCACCCGGCGTGAGGCGCCAATCCAGGTGGCGGCAAGGAAGCCGGCCGCCGGCAGGAGCCAGTCGAGCGCCGCGGTCCGGCTCGCCGCCGGGGCGAGCGAAAGGGCGATCGAGCGCTCGCCGGCGCCATCGGTCGTGAGCGCCCCCGCCTGCTGTGTGAGGCGAACTGTTTCGGGAGCGACGAGGCCCGTCACCGCGGCCGGCGCCGGCAGCGACTGCAGCCAGCCGAGGAGCGCAACCGCCGCGAGCGCCGCTGCGGCGATTGCGAGCTCGCGCGGCAGCGATCGATGGGAGTGGG
This is a stretch of genomic DNA from Thermoanaerobaculia bacterium. It encodes these proteins:
- a CDS encoding O-antigen ligase family protein; protein product: MIRHVRPRALALAALLVAAPLPFGSVAPEPATILLVAALAALVLAIWTVEVVDRPEPATDSRSPHSHRSLPRELAIAAAALAAVALLGWLQSLPAPAAVTGLVAPETVRLTQQAGALTTDGAGERSIALSLAPAASRTAALDWLLPAAGFLAATWIGASRRVRRTLFGALLLAATVQVVIGVAQWISRSNTLWGVTVLSVGSRLRGSFVNPNHLALFLEIALAVAFAWLWWAVRRTVLGGVGADGGRAEDRLLAVGPPAVVFLAIFGGLVLTGSRAALLSVLIAMGVQGMVISGGGSRRGRKWILAGGLAVGVAGAAAIAALGAEGAFTRLTASSIDELGGGYRVEAAGATFDLFRLFPWTGSGLGTFQAAFPLVQPATIPGFWRHAHADWIEYLATTGMLGALILGAGLFFYGRRLRQVVLHGERSEGRAAGLAALGALVAVGIHSFADFGLTIPANAFALAVVAGAAGATRVMKQPT